From the genome of Haloplanus vescus:
GGTCGTCGGGCGAGTCGACGCCGACCGACGACGGCCTCCTCGACGACGGCACCGCGACGCCGACGCCCACCGACGACGAACAGACGGAGACGGCGACCCCGACGCCCACACCCACCGACGACGGCCTCCTCGACGACGGTACCGCGACGCCGACACCCACCGACGACGAACAGACGGAGACGGCGACCCCGACGCCCACGCCCACCGACGACGGCCTCCTCTCGGTCGGCGCGCGGCCGGTCGCTCCGTGTCTCGGCAGTCAGCAGCGACTCTCGGTGGCGTAGGCAAGCAAAAGCGGATAGTCGAGAAGTCTTCTCAGCGCGTCACTCGATGGTGACGTGTTCGGACTCTTCGTTGAGCGCGAGGTTGGCCGCGATTTCGGCGTTTCGCATGGCGTACTGTGCGGTCTGCTGGAGGCTGACCAGCACCTCGCGAGTGCGGAGGAGTTCGACTTTCGGCATGTCAGGCAGACTCCGGATGAGCTCCATCTCGCGGTCGGTGATGTCCTCGTACATCCGTCCGACGGCGATGGCCTTGTCGTAGTCGCGTTCGACGACAGCCTCGACGGCGGTGGCGGTGATTTCGTCCACTTGGTCGGTGAACTCGCGGATGCGACGCATCGTCGACCCGTCGACGTCAAGCGTGTTGTCCGTGGCGTCGAGAGCGATGTTGCCGATGTCCTCGGCGTTGTCCGCGGTCAGTTCGAGGTTCTTCGCCACCGAGCGGTAGCCGATGAGCGGGAAGCCGGATTCGAGGCCGACCGCTCGCGCGAGGTTCGGGTTCTGGTACGCCATGAAGATGAGGCGAAGCAGGAGGACGAAAATCTTGTTCGCCTGTCGCTCCCGGTTCAGCGCCCGTTCGGCCAGGTCGGCGTTGCCGTGCGCGATGGCCTTGATGGACTCGCCGCGCATCGTACTCCCCGTGTTCTCGAGGCGTTCGAGGAGGTTGTCGAGCGTGAAGTCCTCCGGGTCGACCGAACACCGGATGGCGATTCGCTCAGGCGTCTCCTCGATGACACCGAGGCCCATCAGCTGCGTCTCGGCGCGGTAGACGGCGTTGATGTGTTCGCTGTCGAGTGCGCCCTCCGACTTCTGGATGTGGATGACGCGTCGCCCGAGGACGTACTGGGCGACGATGGCGCGTTCGAGCGCTCGTGCGTCGAGGTTGTCGGCGTGAATGGTCGCCGTCGACCCCTCGGTACTCGCCGACTCCGGCAGCACCGTAATCGTCCCCTTGCCGCCCATCCGCAGCGACACCTCGTCCCCCTTCTCGACGTTGTTCTCTTTGGCCCACTCCGCCGGAAGTGTCATGGCGAGCGTCGAGGGTCCTAACCGCTGAACCTTCCGTGTTTCCATACCATATGTATCTACTCCAGAGACCTTAATCTTCACTATGCACCATTATACCTCATGAATGATGTTGAAGTGATGCGATTAGCGCACCTCCATCAGTCGCGACTCGAAGCGACCGACTCGAACGCGGGTCCAGCCACGGAGCTCCGCGTCGAGTTCCGGGTCGTCGGTGTCGACGCGAAGCGTCCCGATATCGTCGAGTTTCGCCCGCGAGGCGACCACTGCCACGTCACAGCGTCGAATCACGTCGGGTGAGAGCTGGGGGTTCCCCCGCCCGAAGACGAACCCCTGTCCGCCGATGGGCGAGACGACGACGACGTTTCGCTCACCGAGGGCGTCGAGAATCTCGGATTCGGTCGCGTCCCGAACCAGCACCTCGCCGTCGCGCCACACGTCGACGCCGAGGGGTGACCCCTCGAATCCGAGTGCGTCCTTTATCTCACCGACCGTACTCCCCGGGCCGAGGACGTAGGTGACGCCCGCTTCTGCCTCCGCGACGAACCCCGCGGCCATCGCTTCGACGTTCCCGCTCCCCGTCTGCTTCGACGACTGCACGTTCTCTCCGACGGGGACGCGTGCAACGGCGCGGAGTTCGGGGTCGACCGATCCCTCGCGATAGGCGTCCTCGTCGATGTCGAGGACCTCCCGGCGTTCGGTCCGCTCGAAGGTGGCGAGTACGTCGGCCGCGTCCTCCGGCGAGACGGCGAACACGGAGGAGTACACCTTCACGCCGCCGGGAATCCCGAGCATCGGCACGTCGGAATCGGACAGCGCTTCGGCCACGTCCGCGGCGGTGCCGTCGCCGCCGACGAAACAGAGCAGGTCGACCCCAGCCTCCAGAAGCGCCGCGACGGCCTCGCGGGTGTCCGCCGCTGTCGTCTCGGACCCCGACGGCCCGCCGGGAACCTCGGGGTCGAAGCCCGCGTCGCGGGCCAGGTCGGCGCCCATCGGCGCCCCCCACGTCACCAGCGTCACGTCCGGCAGGCGCTCGCTGATGGCGTCGAGTGCGCGGCGTGCTCGGTCCGGTGACCGCGGCTCCGCGCCGCGGGCGCGCGCCTCCTCGACCTTGTCGTCTGTCCCTTTCAGGCCGACGCGCCCGCCCATGCCGGCAATGGGATTGACCACGAACCCGAGTCGCATTGTCGGGTCTATGGGAGCGAGGGCAAAAGGGCCGCGGCTCACAACACTCACTATTAAGCGACTGCCGGCGGAAGGGCCGCTATGTTCCTCCTTCAGGCTGGGGAACCGCTCCCCATCGGCGTGACGGCCGCGGCCGTGTTGCTCGTCAGCCTCCTTGTCACCGGGCTCTGGCTCCGATATCTGACGCGCTAGTCGACGCGCTCGCGAAGCCACGCCGCCGCCGCGGCCGCCGTCTCCGCGTCCGCCGCCGTCACCTTCAACCGCACGTCGTCCCCGGGGTAGCTGCCGACGGTCACGTCGAACTCCTCGCGGACAGCGTCGAGACGGTCGAGGAGGGCGCTCTCCGGTTCGCTCGTCCGCACCGTTTCGACGTGGCGGCGCTCGCCTTCGAACTCCGACGCCACCGACTCGAACATCGCCTTCATCTCGCTCGGGACGCCCGGAAGCACGTAGACGCCGTCGATTACGGCGCCCGGCGCGACGCCCTCCGGGTTCGGAATGTGTTGTGCCCCGTCCGGGAGATGCGTCGTCCCCTCCGTCCGGTCCGCGGCGGCGTAGTCAGTGTGGTCGTCGAGCCACGCCGCCGCGTCCGCGTTCGGGACCACGTCGCGCCCGAACGCCGCCGCGACGCCGTCCATCGTCACGTCGTCGTGTGTCGGCCCGACACCGCCGGTGACGATGACCGCGTCGTACTCCGCGCGGTACTCGTTGACTACGCGGGCGATATCGGCGATTCGATCCGGAACGGTCGTGACGCGCTCGACCGAGACGCCGCGCTCGTCGAGGCGGTCACACAGCCACGAGGCGTTCGTGTTGACCGTATCGCCAGAGAGCAGTTCGTCGCCGACGGTGACGACCGCGACTCGCATACGCAGCGGTAGGCGGTCGGGATTGAAAACGACCGCGGCCGACGACCGAGCGTCGTCGGCCGCCGTCACGGCGACCCGCCGTGTCAGCCCATTCCGGGCGGCGGGTCGTCGCCGAACTCGTCGTCCTCGGTGTCGACGTCGAGGCCGAGTGCCTCGCGTTGCCGGCGAAGCGCCTCGATGCGACGCTTGTAGTAGAAGGCGCCGGCGAGGCCGACCACCACGAGCACCGCCGCGGCGCCACCGAAGAGCGTCAGGTCTCGCTGCAGGTAGAACTGCACCGAGACGGCGTCGGCCTCGACGTTCTCCCACTCGATGACCCGCTGCGACCCGTCGGCGGTCACCTCGTAGCCACTCGGGTCGACCGTGCCGAACGGGAACACCTCGACCCGGCGGTTCGGCGGCAAGACGACTTCGTACGACCCGTTGACGAACGTCGGGAGCGAGAAGCGCTTGGGCGTGCTCGACGAGGTGAAGGCGAGTTGGCCGCCGTCGGTCCCGTTCGGCATCGACACCGCTACGCGTGACCGCGAGCGGTCGATGTCGCCGCCGCGCTCGCGGAGTTCCGTCCCCGTGATAACCGTCCCGTTGGGGTACCGGTACCGGACCGCCGAGACGGGGATGGCGTTGCGCCCGCCGAAGCCGTCACGCCGGAACAGCTCCATCGACTCGCCCTCGACACGGTAGACGGCCTGGAAGCGGGCGTTCTCCGTGATGGTGATGTGGGCGTTCACGGCGTTGTCCCACACGTAGGGCGACGGCGGGTCCTCGTCCAGTTGCTCGTCAGAGATGGGTTGGGAACCGAGCAGGCCCGCACACCCGGCGGTGAGCGCCAACGCCGCGAGCGCCAGCGGAATCAGATACCGACGGTTCATCGATCAGGGGATGACACATTTGAGCTCCGCCGGCAGGTACTCGCCGACGCTGGCGAGCAGTCCCGGCGGGTCGGTGCCGGGCGTACAGACGACGCTCTGTTCGAGCAGACCGAGTCGCTCGACGGTGACCACGTCGCGGGCGTGTCCCGCGCGGTTCAGCGTCGCGCGCACCTCGCCACGCGTGGCGCTGTTGACGTTCAGGCGGCCGTTCTCGCCACGGGTCCAGTCGTAGAGGCGGTCACGCTCCGCGTCAGCGAGTCGCGGCGGGTCGCCCGCCACGAACCGGAGCGGGAGATGTTGGACGAGGCCGAAGCGGTCCCGAATCTGGGACGGCGACCCCCGGCCGAGCCCCAACTGGTCGCTGGGGATGCGGACTCGCTCGCCCGCATCGAGGACGATGCCGTCCTCGTCCCACGATTCGAGCGTTCCGACGTACGTCTCGCCGTCCTCGAAGCCGGTGCCGATTTCGCCCCACTCCTCGCGGAGCGCGTTCCGGGCCACCACTTCGTCGTCGCCCTCGACAGTCACCGACACGAAGTCGTCGTGGCGGACGCCGATGGTCCACGTCACGTCCAAGTCGCCGATGGCGTTGTCGACGAGTGATTCCATGCCGTCGAGTGCGCGTTTGCGTGCCGAGCCGTCCACGTAACACTTGGTTGCGAGAACGACCATCAGCGGGTGACTTCCACGTTAAGCTCGTTTCGGAGCTCCTCGATGCGGCGTTCGGTCGCCTCTATCATGTCGTCGTTGTCCATGGGTTCGAGCGGCGCGCCCGTCTCCGGACACTGGAAGTCGAACTCCATCGCCTCGCTGAACTCGAAGCGGATGCCCGCGGGTTCCGAGAGGTAGAACTCGTGGGTCCGTTCGTACTCCAGTCGCTCCTCCAACGCGTCGAGCAGGCGGTACATCTCCTCTTCGAGGTTCTCCGGAATGTTCTCGTACTCGAAGGTCCACAGATACGTGAGCCACCCAGAGTCCTCGTCGCGGACGCGGCGGTAGCTGGCGAGGTCGTTCTCGTAGAGGATGAACAGGGCTCGGCGAACGTCGTTGAGTTCGAGTCCGAGTTCCTCGGCGAGTTCCTCGTCCGTCACCTCCCCGTCCGGCGGCGCGGCGGCGACCGGCATCCCCGTCGGCCCGACGAGCTCGTGGAGGTACTTCTGGATCACCGGATCGCTCAGCAGCTCCTCAAAAGCCATTGTGTTCCGTTCGGAGCGGTGGCGATTTAAACGCCACGGTGCGGTCGCCGAGCCAGCGGCGCCAACAGTTCAGGCGTGCTCCGGTTCGTCCTCTCGGTCGTCGTCCGCCTCCGTCGTCCGCCCCCGTTCGAGTTCGGCGTCGATGTCGTCCTCGATGTCGGCCATCGAGGTGACCGTGAGGACGTTGCCGCCGCCGGGGTCGACGACCAGGATTTCGGTCCCGACGGGGATTTCGCCGTCCATCGAGCGCGCGGCGTAGTTCGGGTCGAAGCCACCGCGGTCGAGCTTGACCGACCCCTGCTGGGACGTGACGCGTTCGGTCACGTGTCCGGTCCGCCCCCGAAGCGAATCCGAGTCAGTCGTCTGTCCACTCCCGCTGTCACCGTAGAGGTCGAACCGTCGATAGCCGACCAGCGCCAGCACGCCGAACACGAGCACGAGCGCCGCGAGGACGAGCGGACCGGCCACCGGGCCGAGCAAGAGGCCGACGATACCCGCCCCGAGCAACGCCACGCCGAGGACGGCGAAGTGAGCGCCCGGCGCCATCGCCTCCGCTATCGAGAGGCCCAACCCGGCGACGACCAACAGTAGCGGGAGCATCTCCGGCCCGAGTTCGACCCCGGACTGGAGCGCGACCGTGGGTGTGACCATACCGACCGTTTGGCCTGCGGGCGCTTATACTACCGGCCGTTAGAGCCCACCGAGTGCGGCGGCGAAGATACCGACCGAGAGCGCCACGCCGAGCAAGACGAACACGACGTTCTCCAGTTCCGGCGATTCGGGTTCGATTGCCGCGGGGTCGTCGGCGTCCTCACCGACCTCGTCGAGGGCGAACCGCCACGGCGACTCGTCGTCGTCGCGGTCGTCATCCGAAAGCGCGCTCATACAGGTGCTATCGGGCGCCAAGTGAAAGGGATACCGACCGCGGCTGCTATCGCGGCCGTTCGCGCGGGGTCACGTCGCCCTCGTAGACGACGCCGCGGTCGGCGTGGAGCGTGACCGTCGTGCCGTCGGCCACCTCGTCCGGCAGGGGCGCCCCGCTTATCATCGGAATGCCCTGCTCGCGGGCGACGAGCGCCGCGTAACTCGTCATGCCCGGCCGGGCGTCGACGATGCCGCCGATGCGCCCCGTGTCGCCCTCGAACTCGCCATCGAACGTCGCCGGGAGCGCGACGATGGCGCCCGCGGGGGCGTCCGAGAGGTCACCGTCGGAACACCGGAACACCGGCCCGGCGGCGCGCCCGCGGGCGACGCTTCGCCCCGTCGCCACCGTCTCCGAGGCGACGTGGACTTTCAGCGTGTTGGTGGTGTTCGTCCCTTCCAGTTCGGTCATCATCCCCGAGAGGACGACCACGGTGTCGCCGCTCTCGGCGACGCCGGCCTCGATAGCAGCGTCGACGGCGGCGTCGACCATCCCCTCGATGTCCTCGCGGTAGGCGGCGTACTGGGCGTCGATACCCCACGAGAGCGCGAGTTGACGGCGCACGCGGTCCTGTGGCGTCGTCGCCACGATGGGGACGCCCGGGCGGAACTTCGCCGTCGTCCGCGCGGTGTAGCCCGACTCCGAGACGGCGACGATGGCCGCGGCGCCGAGGTCACGCGCCAGATACCGGGCCGCCCGCGCCAGCGCCTCCGTCTGTGACTCGGCCGCGGCCTGCGGGACGCGGTCCTCGCGCGTCTCGACGTACTCGTCGCTTCGCTCCACTTCGCGTACGATGCGGTCCATCGTCTCGACGACGCGAACGGGGTGGTCGCCGATGGCCGTCTCACCCGAGAGCATCACCGCGTCCGTCCCGTCGAGGACGGCGTTAGCCACGTCCGACGCCTCCGCGCGCGTCGGGCGCCGGGAGTGGACCATCGAGTCCAGCATCTCCGTCGCCGTGATGACGGGCACGCCCGCGTCCTGGGCGCTGTGAATGATCTGCTTTTGCACCATCGGGACGTGTTCCAGCGGACACTCCACGCCGAGGTCACCGCGCGCGACCATCACGCCGTAGGACGCCTCTACGATGTCGTCGATGTGGTCGACGGCGCCCGCTCGCTCTATCTTCGAGATGACGGGGATGTCGCCGCCCGCGCTCTCGATGGCGTCGGTGACCGCATACACGTCGTCGGCGTCGCGGACGAAACTCGCCGCGACGAAGTCCGCGTCCTCCTCGACGGCCACCTCGATGTCGCGGCGGTCGCTCTCGGTCACCACTTCGAGGTCGAGGTCGACGCCGGGGACGTTCACTCCCTTTCGACTCCCCAACTCCCCGCCAGAGACGATGTGTGCGGTGACGGCGTCGCTGTCGACCGACTCCACCTCCGTCTCGATGCGCCCGTCGTCGAGGAGGATACGGTCGCCGGGTTCAACCTCCGTCAGGGCGTAGGAGAGGCCGACCTTCTCCGGCGTCGCAGTGTCGCCCTCGACGAACCGAACGGTCGCGTCGCTCGGCAGGTCGATCGGCTCGTCGAGTTCGGCGGTTCGAATCTCCGGCCCCTGCAGGTCGAGCATCGACGCGAGGGGGTCGTCGATGGCGGTGTCTACCTCGTGGATTCGCTGGATGAGTTCCGCGCGGTCCTCGTGGGTGCCGTGACTCGCGTTGAGGCGGGCGACCGCCATCCCGGCGTCCGCGAGTTCGCGGATGGTCTGCCGGTCGTCGGAGGCGGGGCCCAAGGTACAGACTATCTTGGCTCGGCGCATACCCGCCCTTCACCGGGACGGAGGAAAAAGGCGGTTGCTACTGCACTCGTTCGCCCGGCACCGCGTCGCCGACCGTCGTCAGCAGGTCGGCCTCGTCGCCCGCCGCGAGGATCATCCCGTTCGACTCGACGCCGAACAGTTCCGCCTTCTCCAAGTTCGCGAGGACGATGACGCGCGTCCCCGGCAGATCCGAGAGGTCGTGGAGCTGCTTGATGCCCGCGACGATTTGGCGCTCCTCGACGCCGATGTCGACGACGAGGCGCGCGAGTTTGTCCGCGCCCTCGATGCCCTCGGCCTCCAGAATCTCGCCGACGCGGATGTCGAGATCCTCGAACGTGTCGAAGTCGATGCGGTCGGATTCGATGGGGTCGAAGTCGGTCATGTCGGTGGTGTCGTCGTCTTCGTCGTCGTCGTCGCTCGCTGCTGCCACTCGCTCTTCCAGCTTCGCGTTCAGTTCCTCGACGCGCTCTTCCGGAATCTTCTCGTACAGTTCGGTCGGCTCCGGCAGGTCGGCCGCCGGCGGTTCGAGCGCGGCGTCGATTTCGGCGTCGTGGACCGAGCCCTCGCCGCCGACCTGCGACCACAGGTCCTCGCAGGTGCCGGGCGCGACGGGGGCGAAGAGGACGGCGACGGCCTTCGCAATCTGGACGCAGTCGCGAATCACCTGCGCCGCACGCTCGGGGTCGTCGTCCACGAGGTTCCACGGTTCGTTGCGCTGGATGTACTCGTTGCCGAAGCCAGCGAGGGCGACGGCCGCGTCGCCTGCCTCGCGCACCGAGTAGTCGTTGACGGCGGCGGCGAAGTCGTCTATCGCCGTCTCGATGCGCTCCCGGACCTCCTCGGAGAGGTCGGCGTCGGGCGCCCCGCCGAACTCGCGATGCGCGAAGAGGAGCGCGCGGTACGCGAAGTTGCCGACGGTGCCGACGAGTTCGTTGTTGACGCGCTCGCGGAACCGTTCCCACGAGAAGTCCACGTCCTGCTGGAACCCGCCGTTGGTGGCGAGATAGTACCGCAGGAGGTCGGGGTGGAAGCCCTCGTCGAGATACTCGTCGGCCCACACCGCACGATTTCGCGACGTGGAGAAGCCCTTGCCGTTGAGCGTGATGAACCCGCTCGCCATCACCGCACGGGGTTCGGTGTAGTCGACGCCGTGGAGCATCGCCGGCCAGAACACCGTGTGGTGCTGGATGATGTCGCGACCGATGACGTGGACGATGTCGCCGCTCTGCTGCCACGCGTCCGCCCAGTCGAAGGTGTCCGGGCCGACGCGCTCGGAGTACTGCTTCGTCGAGGAGACGTACTCGATGGGGGCGTCCACCCAGACGTAGAGCACGAGGTCGTCCGCGCCCTCGCCCTCGGGATAGTCGATACCCCAGTCCATGTCGCGCGTGATACACCAGTCGCGGAGTTCGCCCTCGATCCACTCTCGGGGTTGGTTGCGGGCGTTGGGCGTCCCCTCCAGTCGGTCGAGGAAGTCGGAGAGATACTCTTGGAACTCCGAGACGCGGAAGAACTTGTGGGTCTGCTCGCGGTACTCCGCGGGATTACCCGTGATGGTGCTCTCGGGGTCCTCGATTTCGCCGGGTTCGAGGTGGCGACCACACCCCTCGTCACACTCGTCGCCGCGGGCGCGTTCGCCGCAGTAGGGGCAGGTGCCCTCGACGTAGCGGTCCGGGAGCGACTGCTCTTCCTCGGGGTCGTAGGCCACCATAATCTCCTTCTCGTAGACGTGGCCCTCCTCTTCCAGCGTGCGGACGATGTCGGTCGTCAGTTCGACGTTCGTCTCGTCGTGGGTGTGGCCGTAGTTGTCGAACTCGACGCCGAACTTCGGGAACGTCGACTTGTAGGTCTCGTGCCACTCGAGGGCGAACTCCTCGGGGGAGACGCCCTCCTGTTCGGCGTTGACTGCGACCGGCGTCCCGTGCATGTCCGACCCGGAGACGAAGGCCGTCTCCTGACCGAGCGTTCGGAGCGCGCGGGCGTACACGTCGCCGCCGACGTACGTTCGCAGGTGGCCGATGTGGAGGTCGCCGTTGGCGTAGGGCAACCCGCACGTCACCACCGCCGGCTGGTCCGTGGGGAACTCCTCGTGGCTCATACGTACTCACTGGAGGATGCGACCCTAAAGCCCGCCGATTCCGGCGGGACCGTCGCACCGAGAGGGCGCGGACGGGCGACGGGTCAGGCCGTCGGCGTCGCCGCGATGGCGACGTAGGGCTCGTCGGAGAACCCGGGGCGCTCGACGGTCGCCACGCGCTCGACCGACAGTCCGGCGTCGCCCAGACATCGCCGCCAGTACGCCTCGTGATCGCTCACGCCCTCCGGCGTAATCGGGAGTTCGAGCAGGCCAACCGTTCCGTCCTCGGCACACACCCGCCGGAGTTCGTCGAAGAGGGCATCCCGGCGCGTCTCGGGCACGTCGTGGGCGACCCGGCAGGCGGTGACGACGTCGAAGGCGTCGTCCGAAAAGGGGAGCCGAGAGGCGTCGCCCGCGGCGGGGGAGACGTCGATTCCAGCGCGGGCGCCGTTCCGCCGCGCCAACTGCGGCCCGTTACCGAGGATGACGCGGTCGTCGAACACGTCGAGGCCGACGACGTGGGTCGACGACGGCAGGTGGGGTGCGAGACCCACCAGCGACCGCCCGGAGCCACAGCCCACGTCGAGCGCGCGGTCCACGTCCCCGAGTGGGAGAAGCGACGCGAGCGCGTCGTATTTCGGGCGGTCGAGCGCCCACGGCACGGGCGATAGGAGTCGCCGAGCCGTCGTCCCGGCGCGGACGAGCGCTGTGACGCCGACGAGCGCGGCGAGCAGTCGTCGCAGTCGCCCGCCGCGTCGCCCGACGACGACCGCCGCACCGAACAGCGAGAGCGAGGCGCCGATTCGTCGCAGTCGCTCGCGCCAGTGATAGACGCCGAAGAAGTACGTCGGGCGCCGGTCGAACGGATTCATGCCGTTGGCGTCGGCGCCCGAGCGTATGTAGATACCGCCTACGCCAACTCGCCCGAGCGAATCGCTCGCTCGGCGTCCGCGAGGGCCGCCTCGGCGTCGAAGTCGGCGACGATACGTTCGAGCGTCTCGCGGTCCGCGTCCGCCAACTCGCGAGCGTGGTCGGTGACGTTCGGAATCGCCCGCAGGATGTTGTCGACGATGGGCACGTCAGCGACTTGCGCCGACCGTGAGAGCGGGTTCAGGTCGACGACGAGTTCCACCTTCCCCATATCGGCGAGCGCCGCCGCCCGGTCGCCGTCCTCCAAGGGGACGAGCACCACGTCAGCGTCGGCGATGCCGTCGGCGTCCACCGTCGCGCGGTCGTGCGAGAGGCCGGGGATGCGCGCGTCGGCCGCCAGTCCCTTCACCTCGCTCGCACCGTGTTCGCGGAGGTGGTCGGCGATGGCCTGCATCCGCTCGTCGGTCCGGTTGAACAGGTTCACCTCCAAGTCGGCGCCGACGGCATCCGCGAGGGCGACGAGTTCGTCCGGAACCAGCGCCGCGGCGTTGCCGTTGACGGAGATGACGGGGTGGCGCGCGAGCAACAGGTGGGCGGCGGCGGCGCGGGCCGCGTCGTCCGCCGACGGGAGCGTCCGCTCGCCGAGCAGGTAGTCGAACGCTTCCCCTCGGCCCTCGGCGATGAGGCCCTGCTTGCTGGTGATGCCGGCGTCGACGCCGGCCTCGATGCGGTGGCGCGTCACCAGCGAGTCGTGACGGGGGTGATCCGCCGGAACGTCGTCGCCCTCGACCATGCTACGCCGGAGGCGTGGGCGGAGTAAAAACGCCGCGATGAGCGACTCGAATCAGTCGGCGAGGTGAGCGCCCGCGGCGCAGGTCCGGCACGCGCTGGCGTCGTAGCCAGCGTCGCTGAGGCCGCGGTCCAGCGCGAACACCGTCTCGCCCAGCATCACCATCGACGCCTCGCCGCCCGCGGCGGTGACGGCCTCGACCGTCTCGTGAACGCGGTCAGTCCGCAGGCCGACGCGCCGGGAGAACTGCCGCGACGCCGCGACCAGCTCCGACAGGGTCGGCCGCTCGCGGAGCGAGTCGAGGGCTGCGTCGCCCGCCTCGACGAGCGGTGCGGTGTCGCCGGCGAGCACGTCCGCCGTCGAGAGGTCGCCGAAAGAAATGTACTCGATTCGGCGCGTGGTCGCCACGCCGTCGAGACGGCCGTGACCGGGCGCGCCGGGTGCGAGTCGAATCGGGACGCCGCCCCGAGCCTGCGCCACCACGTCGCCGAGACCCGTGCCGGCCTCCACTTCCGCCCGGTGGGCGAGGGTCACGAGGTCGTTGGCCGAGCGCTCGCAGTCGAAGCGAGCGTTGGCCGCCAGTGCCGTCCCCAACGCCATCGCGCCCGAGACGCCGAACCCGGTCCCGAGTGGGAGGTCGCTCTCCGCGACGACGCGGGCGCGGTCGGCCACGCCCAACCCCTCCAGCACTGTCTCGACCGGCGGCATCGAGAGCGAGTCGCCGTCGAGGGTGAGCGTCGGGTCGGCGCTCGACTCGGCGGCCCGGACCGTCACCCGGACGCCGTCGGTGAGCGTCACGCCGGCGCCGCGGGACCCGGCGCGTTCGGGGTCGTCGTCGGGGCACGGACTGAAGAATCCGGTGACGTGACCGGGGACGAACGCCGTCGGGGGGTCGGCCGGCGACTCCTCGCGCATGTTCCGACGAGGGGTCGGGAGTCGTTAAGCCCTGTCGGAACGCGCCGCCCATGATTCATAACCGATGCCGCCGACAGGTGGCGTATGTCGACCGCCACGGGCTTCTCGACTATCGACCTCTCGGGGACGGAGTACACCGTCGAACAGTCGCTCGTCCGCAACAAGTACGCCGCGTACGACGAACACGGGGACCTCGTCCTCCGCGCCAAGCAGAAACTGTTCAAGCTGAAAGAGGAGTTTCCCTTCGTCGACGCCGACGGCAACGAGGTGTTCACCGTCAAGGCCGGCGGGATTCTCGACGTGGCGGGCAGCTACGCCATCTTCGACGCC
Proteins encoded in this window:
- a CDS encoding phosphate signaling complex PhoU family protein, which produces METRKVQRLGPSTLAMTLPAEWAKENNVEKGDEVSLRMGGKGTITVLPESASTEGSTATIHADNLDARALERAIVAQYVLGRRVIHIQKSEGALDSEHINAVYRAETQLMGLGVIEETPERIAIRCSVDPEDFTLDNLLERLENTGSTMRGESIKAIAHGNADLAERALNRERQANKIFVLLLRLIFMAYQNPNLARAVGLESGFPLIGYRSVAKNLELTADNAEDIGNIALDATDNTLDVDGSTMRRIREFTDQVDEITATAVEAVVERDYDKAIAVGRMYEDITDREMELIRSLPDMPKVELLRTREVLVSLQQTAQYAMRNAEIAANLALNEESEHVTIE
- a CDS encoding ATP-NAD kinase family protein translates to MRLGFVVNPIAGMGGRVGLKGTDDKVEEARARGAEPRSPDRARRALDAISERLPDVTLVTWGAPMGADLARDAGFDPEVPGGPSGSETTAADTREAVAALLEAGVDLLCFVGGDGTAADVAEALSDSDVPMLGIPGGVKVYSSVFAVSPEDAADVLATFERTERREVLDIDEDAYREGSVDPELRAVARVPVGENVQSSKQTGSGNVEAMAAGFVAEAEAGVTYVLGPGSTVGEIKDALGFEGSPLGVDVWRDGEVLVRDATESEILDALGERNVVVVSPIGGQGFVFGRGNPQLSPDVIRRCDVAVVASRAKLDDIGTLRVDTDDPELDAELRGWTRVRVGRFESRLMEVR
- a CDS encoding competence/damage-inducible protein A encodes the protein MRVAVVTVGDELLSGDTVNTNASWLCDRLDERGVSVERVTTVPDRIADIARVVNEYRAEYDAVIVTGGVGPTHDDVTMDGVAAAFGRDVVPNADAAAWLDDHTDYAAADRTEGTTHLPDGAQHIPNPEGVAPGAVIDGVYVLPGVPSEMKAMFESVASEFEGERRHVETVRTSEPESALLDRLDAVREEFDVTVGSYPGDDVRLKVTAADAETAAAAAAWLRERVD
- a CDS encoding DUF5803 family protein encodes the protein MNRRYLIPLALAALALTAGCAGLLGSQPISDEQLDEDPPSPYVWDNAVNAHITITENARFQAVYRVEGESMELFRRDGFGGRNAIPVSAVRYRYPNGTVITGTELRERGGDIDRSRSRVAVSMPNGTDGGQLAFTSSSTPKRFSLPTFVNGSYEVVLPPNRRVEVFPFGTVDPSGYEVTADGSQRVIEWENVEADAVSVQFYLQRDLTLFGGAAAVLVVVGLAGAFYYKRRIEALRRQREALGLDVDTEDDEFGDDPPPGMG
- a CDS encoding DUF2110 family protein, whose translation is MVVLATKCYVDGSARKRALDGMESLVDNAIGDLDVTWTIGVRHDDFVSVTVEGDDEVVARNALREEWGEIGTGFEDGETYVGTLESWDEDGIVLDAGERVRIPSDQLGLGRGSPSQIRDRFGLVQHLPLRFVAGDPPRLADAERDRLYDWTRGENGRLNVNSATRGEVRATLNRAGHARDVVTVERLGLLEQSVVCTPGTDPPGLLASVGEYLPAELKCVIP
- a CDS encoding transcription factor encodes the protein MAFEELLSDPVIQKYLHELVGPTGMPVAAAPPDGEVTDEELAEELGLELNDVRRALFILYENDLASYRRVRDEDSGWLTYLWTFEYENIPENLEEEMYRLLDALEERLEYERTHEFYLSEPAGIRFEFSEAMEFDFQCPETGAPLEPMDNDDMIEATERRIEELRNELNVEVTR
- a CDS encoding NfeD family protein, with the translated sequence MVTPTVALQSGVELGPEMLPLLLVVAGLGLSIAEAMAPGAHFAVLGVALLGAGIVGLLLGPVAGPLVLAALVLVFGVLALVGYRRFDLYGDSGSGQTTDSDSLRGRTGHVTERVTSQQGSVKLDRGGFDPNYAARSMDGEIPVGTEILVVDPGGGNVLTVTSMADIEDDIDAELERGRTTEADDDREDEPEHA
- a CDS encoding DUF7312 domain-containing protein codes for the protein MSALSDDDRDDDESPWRFALDEVGEDADDPAAIEPESPELENVVFVLLGVALSVGIFAAALGGL
- the pyk gene encoding pyruvate kinase codes for the protein MRRAKIVCTLGPASDDRQTIRELADAGMAVARLNASHGTHEDRAELIQRIHEVDTAIDDPLASMLDLQGPEIRTAELDEPIDLPSDATVRFVEGDTATPEKVGLSYALTEVEPGDRILLDDGRIETEVESVDSDAVTAHIVSGGELGSRKGVNVPGVDLDLEVVTESDRRDIEVAVEEDADFVAASFVRDADDVYAVTDAIESAGGDIPVISKIERAGAVDHIDDIVEASYGVMVARGDLGVECPLEHVPMVQKQIIHSAQDAGVPVITATEMLDSMVHSRRPTRAEASDVANAVLDGTDAVMLSGETAIGDHPVRVVETMDRIVREVERSDEYVETREDRVPQAAAESQTEALARAARYLARDLGAAAIVAVSESGYTARTTAKFRPGVPIVATTPQDRVRRQLALSWGIDAQYAAYREDIEGMVDAAVDAAIEAGVAESGDTVVVLSGMMTELEGTNTTNTLKVHVASETVATGRSVARGRAAGPVFRCSDGDLSDAPAGAIVALPATFDGEFEGDTGRIGGIVDARPGMTSYAALVAREQGIPMISGAPLPDEVADGTTVTLHADRGVVYEGDVTPRERPR